Within Raineyella sp. W15-4, the genomic segment GATCGGATGGTCGCGATCCGGCGTGTCGGTGAGTTCCACCACGCCCTGGCTCACGGGGTGGCCGGCGAGCTCGTGCTTCTCCTTCAGCACGATCGGTACCCCGAGCAGTGGGGCCGGGTCTCCCACCGCCCACCGGCGGTCGGCGTCCGCGGCGTGGGTCCGGGCGAGGTCCGTGAGCACCTCGGTGATCGCATTCACGGATGGATCCACCTCCGCGATGCGCGCCAACAGGTGCTCGGTCACCTCCGATGGTCGGAGGCGTCCGCGCCGGAATTGTGCGGTCAAGTCCGTCGCGCTGAGGTAGGCGTACGGGTCCGGGGTGCTCACGGGGGTTCCTTTCGGGGACAGGTCGATTTCGCTGGGCTGCGGTGAAAGTCAGGCTTCGAGGTCGAGAACCAGCTCCCGGTGGGCCGCCCCCGCGGGCTCCGCGGAAGGCCGGTCGGGTACCGCGGGACGTCTCGCCTCGCCGGTGGCGGCCGACACTGCGACCATCACGGCGAGGTTGACCACCAGGGCCACCACGCCGGTGTTCAGGCCGAAAACACTCACCTTGCCGACGGTGAAGCCGATCACCACGAGTTCGGATGTGACGAGACCCGCGATCAGACCGGCAGCGTTGACGAACCGCTGGCGTGTGACCGACAGCAGGTTCGCGGGGGCGAGCTGGACCAGTCCGGCGTACGTGAGCAGGTAGAGGTTCGCCATCAGGTCGGGGCGTCCCAGGGCGAGGCCGAGGGAGAGCAGCAGGATGAGGCCCGAGGCGACGCGCCCGACGAGGAGTTTGCGGTCCTCGGTGATGCTGGCAGGGGTGAGGTTCGAGGAGACCAGGGTGGCGATGGCCAGGACGCAGTGGGCCGCTGGCACGATCGCACATGCCAGACCGGAGATCACCACGACGCCCATCAGCCAGCCGGGAAGTGACTGTGCGGCGAGGGTGAGGATGGCGGAGTTCTCCTGGCCCTTGTGGATCTGGAGCTGGGTGACCGCGAAGAAGCCGAGCACGATCGGGATGAAGGTCGCCAGGGTGTAGAGCGGCAGCAGGACGTGGTTCTTGGAGACGGCTCGTGACCGGTCAGCCGACAGCACCGCCGGCCAGCTCTCCGGCAGCGTCATGGCGCCCAGGCCGATCCCGCTGATCACCACGCTGGAGATGAACCACGCGATCCCGTAGGTCTTGGTTCCGGGGGCGATCACCATCAGGTGCTCGGCCCGGGTCATCACCTCACCCATCAGATTGCCCGCCTGGAAGGTGGCGAGCGTGCCGGCCAGGATGATCGCCAGTGCGACGACCATGGCGATGTCCTTGAAATAGGCCGTCACCGCGACGCCGCGCAGCCCCGCCGTTGTGACGAACGCGAGGATGAGGACCGTCGCGACGATCATGCTCAGCGTGCCCGCCTGCTTCAGGCCAGTGCTGAAGGAGACGATGGTGCCGAGTCCGACGATCTGGACCTGGACGATCGGCATGAAGAAGATCACTGCCAGCAGGGCGACGAGGCGGCCCAGCGCGGGGCTGCCGAACTGGTGGCCGACCATGTCGGCGTTGGTGTGGTACCCGAAGACCTTGCCGAGTTTCCAGACGGCGGGGCCGAGGAGGAACATCCCGATGTAGCCGATGACGAGGTATGCCGGCATGTATGCGGCGGAGATCCCGCCGAGCACCGTTAGGCCGGACATTCCCAGGAAGGTGAAGCTGGTGAAGATGGCTCCGGCCTGGAGGAAGAAGGTGGTCAGGCTGCTCATGGTCCTGTTGCCGATGGACCATCCGGAGTTCGTGTCGAGCACCCTCCGGCGGCCGAGCAGGCCAAGGACGGCGATCAGTGCGAGGCCGAGGATCGTGGCGATGATCATCGGAGGTCTCCTTCCGTGCTGGTGGTGTCGTTGAGTTCGGGCTCCCGACGGAAGAGCGCGGCGAGGATGAGTGTCGTCACGATCGCCCAGCCGCCGACCCAGAACAGGATCGGGGGAACGCCGAGTGCGGTGGTGGGGGTGTTGACGAAGGGGAAGAGCGGGGTGAGGACCAAGGCCGCCACGGGGAGCAGCAAGGACCAGTGGGCGGTGGTGAGGTGCATGGGAGTGCTCCGTTCTCAGCGGGATGGTTGTCCGAGCGGAAAGGTCAGGCGGGGACGGTGTGCAGCGTGCCGGCCAGCGCCGACGTACGGGGTGCGCCGGTGCACACTCCGGTGATCTGGCGGGCGAGGACCTCGGCGAGCAGGCGTACGCCGGCCTCGCAGTCCTCGGGTGCGGTGTATTCGTGCTCGTTGTGGGAGATGCCGCGGACACTGGGGATGAAGAGCATGACCGTCGGTACGAGGTCCTTCAGGTTGGTTGAGTCGTGCCCGGCCAGGGTGAGGGTGCGCCGCGCCGTGAGACCGAGATCGGCCGCCGCCCGTTCCGCGATCGCGACGCCCTCGTCGTGGTACGGCTCCACGTCCCAGAAGTGGGCCCTGCCGAGGTCGATCGTGGTGCCGGTGGCCTTCTCGATCTCCTCGAACCGGGCTCGCAGCCAGGCGTCCGAGCGGTCCAGCACCTCGAGGAAGGGTGAACGCATGTCCAGGTGGAGCCGCGCCTCCCGGTTGACAACTACGGGCGAGTTGGGAATCGCCTCGAGCAGACCGATCCCGGAGTGCAGCTGACCGGTCGGGAACAGGTCACAGACCTCCCGGGCGGCGACCACGATGTGCGCGGCCGCCAGCAGGGCGTCCCGGCGCTCCTCCATGGGCGTCGATCCGGTGTGGGACTGTTCGCCGCGCACGACGATGCGATATTTGTGAGCGGCCCAATTGGACTCGA encodes:
- a CDS encoding M20 family metallo-hydrolase codes for the protein MTTRILVRTHGSDDFATDFATMSGFGATPAGGVDRQAATAADGLTRDWLSGWFTEHGFTRLVDPIGNLFGLAEYVPGAPYVLVGSHLDSQPRGGRYDGAYGVLAAAHAVARVTAAVTAGDFVPKYNLAVVDWFNEEGSRFEPSMMGSGVFCGRIPLDVALATADRDGVTVAEALGGVGYRGTDVVPEIVGCAEIHIEQGHRLEDADVTIGLVESNWAAHKYRIVVRGEQSHTGSTPMEERRDALLAAAHIVVAAREVCDLFPTGQLHSGIGLLEAIPNSPVVVNREARLHLDMRSPFLEVLDRSDAWLRARFEEIEKATGTTIDLGRAHFWDVEPYHDEGVAIAERAAADLGLTARRTLTLAGHDSTNLKDLVPTVMLFIPSVRGISHNEHEYTAPEDCEAGVRLLAEVLARQITGVCTGAPRTSALAGTLHTVPA
- a CDS encoding sodium:solute symporter family protein, encoding MIIATILGLALIAVLGLLGRRRVLDTNSGWSIGNRTMSSLTTFFLQAGAIFTSFTFLGMSGLTVLGGISAAYMPAYLVIGYIGMFLLGPAVWKLGKVFGYHTNADMVGHQFGSPALGRLVALLAVIFFMPIVQVQIVGLGTIVSFSTGLKQAGTLSMIVATVLILAFVTTAGLRGVAVTAYFKDIAMVVALAIILAGTLATFQAGNLMGEVMTRAEHLMVIAPGTKTYGIAWFISSVVISGIGLGAMTLPESWPAVLSADRSRAVSKNHVLLPLYTLATFIPIVLGFFAVTQLQIHKGQENSAILTLAAQSLPGWLMGVVVISGLACAIVPAAHCVLAIATLVSSNLTPASITEDRKLLVGRVASGLILLLSLGLALGRPDLMANLYLLTYAGLVQLAPANLLSVTRQRFVNAAGLIAGLVTSELVVIGFTVGKVSVFGLNTGVVALVVNLAVMVAVSAATGEARRPAVPDRPSAEPAGAAHRELVLDLEA